One genomic window of Sporichthyaceae bacterium includes the following:
- a CDS encoding LuxR C-terminal-related transcriptional regulator, whose translation MPIELAPGGAGDGAVDPALRRRYALDVERRLRALLDADLPVWRAGPRSEGLAHLDRFLAQSCTTLRERLTVGSATPDSCLQTVDLIAALEALRREHLDRTVRERLTALAGVTDLLAAAPEPVDVADLLARAAREAARICGLDRVMIFRLHESRLIPEVTYFVGHAERAAEVHELARRNPVELTAVRYEVEMIRRRAAALITEPRDDPRFWGPTLGELDTAGFVSVPIVAGGIVVATLHGDTGFSGRQVDVLDRDCLAAFGKGLGHALERAVLIERLHSQRDAALRLARAAEAAVDEFGQADFARREPGFAGEEPRARRMPVRPSTPPGLAGVTLTPREAEVLALMSTGAGNGDISRRLVIAEATVKSHVKHVLRKIGATNRAQAISIYLGAALERPA comes from the coding sequence GTGCCGATCGAACTTGCCCCCGGCGGCGCGGGCGACGGGGCGGTCGACCCGGCGCTGCGCCGCCGCTACGCGCTCGACGTCGAACGCCGGCTGCGTGCCCTGCTCGACGCCGACCTGCCGGTCTGGCGGGCGGGCCCGCGCAGCGAGGGGTTGGCCCACCTGGACCGCTTCCTGGCACAGTCGTGCACCACGCTGCGCGAGCGACTGACCGTCGGTTCCGCGACCCCGGATTCCTGCCTGCAGACGGTCGACCTGATCGCGGCGCTGGAGGCGCTGCGGCGGGAGCACCTCGACCGCACGGTGCGCGAGCGCCTGACCGCGTTGGCCGGCGTCACCGACCTGCTGGCCGCTGCTCCCGAACCGGTCGACGTGGCCGACCTGCTGGCCCGGGCCGCCCGGGAGGCCGCGCGGATCTGCGGCCTGGACCGGGTGATGATCTTCCGGCTGCACGAGTCCCGGCTCATTCCCGAGGTGACTTACTTCGTCGGCCATGCCGAACGTGCCGCCGAGGTGCACGAGTTGGCCCGGCGCAACCCGGTCGAGCTGACCGCGGTGCGCTACGAGGTCGAGATGATCCGCCGGCGGGCGGCGGCGTTGATCACCGAACCGCGCGACGACCCGCGGTTCTGGGGCCCGACGTTGGGCGAGCTGGACACCGCGGGCTTCGTCAGCGTGCCGATCGTGGCCGGCGGGATCGTGGTCGCGACGCTGCACGGCGACACCGGTTTCAGCGGCCGCCAGGTCGACGTGCTCGACCGGGACTGCCTGGCCGCGTTCGGCAAGGGGTTGGGCCACGCCCTGGAGCGGGCGGTGCTGATCGAGCGGTTGCACTCCCAACGCGACGCCGCGCTGCGGCTGGCCCGGGCCGCCGAGGCCGCCGTCGACGAGTTCGGCCAGGCCGACTTCGCCCGGCGCGAACCGGGATTCGCCGGTGAGGAGCCGCGGGCCCGGCGAATGCCCGTGCGCCCGTCGACGCCGCCCGGCCTGGCCGGGGTGACGCTGACGCCACGCGAGGCCGAGGTGCTGGCCCTGATGTCGACGGGTGCAGGCAACGGCGACATCTCCCGTCGCCTGGTGATCGCCGAGGCGAC